A stretch of the Sphingosinithalassobacter tenebrarum genome encodes the following:
- a CDS encoding MATE family efflux transporter, producing the protein MPHATPILAETRRILALAWPVMITSLNWNIMQITDVALLGLIGPGEVAALGASRALTLVLVVLAIGAMSGVLVYASRADGAGDTAGTGRVYHQALALGLALGLAFGALLWLFAHPLLLLIGVAPETAPRGAAVVRAIAIAFPFQLPLIAISFFLEGLSHPRRVMAINMAMLPLNGLLTWALSGGHLGLPMLGAVGAALGTALSAIAGVAGLLVAAWYLPDAHERGIRAWRRIATGETLRGAVALFRFGIAPAIASGLEILGFAILIALSTQLGTATAHAFQIVFSVHNLTFALALGFGSAAGVRVGNAIGEGRRETVTVRTGIAAGLTVLVTGGFALFLVLFGGTVVSLFPAIDPVHRIAATILALWAPFILFDGVQLVFVYALRSLGDQVIAGINSTIAFFGITGLLGLTLVHAGWGPPALAQASGAGMVASALLNSGRFAWISWRARPRS; encoded by the coding sequence GCCGAGACGCGCCGAATCCTCGCGCTTGCATGGCCGGTGATGATCACCAGTCTGAACTGGAACATCATGCAGATCACCGATGTGGCACTGCTCGGCCTGATCGGGCCGGGAGAAGTCGCGGCGCTGGGCGCCAGCCGCGCGCTGACGCTGGTACTGGTGGTGCTTGCGATCGGCGCGATGAGCGGCGTGCTGGTATATGCGTCCCGCGCCGACGGCGCCGGGGATACTGCCGGTACCGGGCGAGTCTATCACCAGGCGCTGGCGCTCGGCCTCGCACTGGGGCTGGCATTCGGCGCGCTGCTCTGGCTGTTCGCGCATCCGTTGCTGCTGCTGATCGGCGTCGCGCCCGAAACCGCACCGCGCGGTGCGGCCGTCGTCCGGGCGATCGCAATCGCCTTTCCCTTTCAGCTTCCCCTGATCGCGATCAGCTTTTTCCTGGAAGGGTTGAGCCATCCGCGCCGGGTGATGGCGATCAACATGGCGATGCTCCCGCTCAACGGCCTGCTGACCTGGGCGCTTTCGGGCGGGCATCTCGGCCTGCCGATGCTGGGCGCGGTCGGTGCCGCGCTGGGCACGGCACTGTCCGCGATCGCGGGCGTGGCCGGGCTGCTGGTCGCCGCCTGGTATCTGCCCGATGCGCATGAACGCGGAATCCGGGCATGGCGGCGGATCGCGACCGGCGAGACGCTGCGCGGAGCAGTCGCCCTGTTCCGATTCGGCATTGCCCCGGCAATTGCCTCGGGGCTGGAGATTCTGGGCTTCGCGATCCTGATCGCGCTGTCGACGCAGCTTGGAACCGCGACTGCCCACGCCTTCCAGATCGTGTTTTCGGTGCACAACCTCACCTTCGCGCTCGCGCTCGGCTTCGGATCGGCCGCGGGCGTGCGAGTGGGCAATGCGATCGGCGAAGGGCGGCGCGAAACGGTGACGGTGCGCACCGGCATCGCCGCCGGGCTGACCGTGCTCGTAACCGGCGGGTTCGCGCTGTTCCTGGTCCTGTTCGGAGGCACGGTGGTCTCGCTCTTTCCGGCGATCGACCCGGTGCATCGAATCGCCGCGACCATATTGGCGCTATGGGCGCCGTTCATCCTGTTCGACGGAGTGCAGCTGGTGTTCGTCTATGCGCTGCGCTCGCTGGGGGATCAGGTGATTGCCGGGATCAACAGCACCATTGCCTTTTTCGGCATCACCGGCCTGCTCGGCCTCACGCTGGTCCATGCCGGATGGGGTCCCCCCGCGCTGGCGCAGGCATCGGGCGCGGGCATGGTCGCGTCGGCGCTGCTCAACAGCGGCCGGTTTGCCTGGATCAGTTGGCGAGCTCGCCCACGAAGCTGA